A portion of the Rhodopseudomonas sp. BAL398 genome contains these proteins:
- a CDS encoding chorismate mutase has protein sequence MSQPPSPPSLGELRREIDAIDEQVHHLLMQRGDIIDRLISVKQTQEVGSAFRPAREADMMRRLAQRHRGILPLDTVESIWRVIIATFTYVQAPFSVHADQSLGESAMRDSARFHFGFTVPYVAHFSAAAAVEAVARSKGDLALVSATSSNNPWWIALETAGAPKIIARLPFIERADHPAALPVFVVSRVADSAMVTEVEMWSIRVSGWNADIARAVSPLAELVAVPDTAFDGAALLVSISDPSTLDGIKAALIAAGASVRSSALVGSHAKRYTVPPGGTPRA, from the coding sequence ATGTCCCAACCGCCCTCGCCCCCGTCCTTGGGGGAACTTCGCCGTGAGATCGACGCCATCGACGAGCAGGTCCACCATCTGCTGATGCAGCGCGGCGACATCATCGACCGGCTGATTTCGGTGAAGCAGACCCAGGAGGTCGGCTCCGCGTTCCGCCCGGCGCGCGAGGCCGACATGATGCGCCGGCTGGCGCAGCGCCATCGCGGCATCCTGCCGCTCGACACCGTGGAGAGCATCTGGCGGGTCATCATCGCGACCTTCACCTATGTGCAGGCGCCATTCTCGGTCCATGCCGACCAATCGCTCGGCGAATCCGCGATGCGGGATTCGGCGCGATTCCATTTCGGCTTCACCGTGCCCTATGTGGCGCATTTCAGCGCCGCCGCCGCGGTCGAGGCGGTGGCGCGCTCCAAGGGCGATCTGGCGCTGGTGTCGGCGACATCGAGCAATAATCCGTGGTGGATCGCGCTGGAAACCGCCGGCGCGCCGAAAATCATCGCCCGGCTGCCCTTCATCGAGCGCGCCGACCATCCGGCCGCGCTGCCGGTATTCGTGGTGTCGCGGGTCGCCGACAGCGCGATGGTCACCGAGGTCGAAATGTGGAGCATCCGGGTGTCGGGCTGGAACGCCGATATCGCCCGCGCGGTGTCGCCGCTGGCCGAGCTTGTCGCGGTGCCCGATACCGCCTTCGACGGCGCGGCGCTGCTGGTCTCGATTTCTGACCCCAGCACCCTTGATGGCATCAAGGCAGCCCTGATCGCAGCGGGTGCCTCGGTGCGATCATCGGCCCTCGTCGGCAGCCACGCGAAGCGCTATACGGTGCCCCCGGGCGGCACGCCACGCGCGTAA